From uncultured Desulfobacter sp.:
TCGGCAACCTTCTTAAAGAAGCTGTGGTTACAGAGCGTCTGGCGGTTACAGCACGCACGGCATTGATTGATATTGCCACCATTCTTTTGGGCCTTACCGTGGGGGCATCCACCCAGGGAGATGTCTTTCTTACCCAGAACTCAGTGAAAATTTTTATTTTAGGTGCGCTCTCCTTTTGTATTGCAACTGCCTGCGGATTATTATTTGCCAAGTTCATGAACCTGTTTTTGAAAAAGAAAATCAATCCTCTGCTGGGTGCTGCCGGTGTTTCGGCTGTACCGGACTCCGCCCGGGTGGTACATGTTGTGGGGCAGCGGGAAGATCCTTCAAATTTTCTGCTCATGCACGCCATGGCCCCCAATGTTTCCGGCGTTATCGGCTCGGCCATTGCCGCCGGTGTGCTTTGGAGCCTGATGAGTTAACCCGAAATTTTATTCGTATCCAAGGCGCACCAAAGGGCATATTCAAATATGTTTCCTTGGACGCATCCCTGGATGAGGACAAAAAGACTAGCAAAATGCGGAAGTTATTTTTTTCGTTTTCCTTTAAGGAACGGGTTTTAAATAATTTGCTCATTTTTCGATATATAGGAGCGCAGGCGGGACGTCCGCGCTCCCAGGTTAACTTATTTCGGTTTCATTCCTAAGTCAGTACCTATCCTTCTTTAAGCTGTTGGATTTTGGTAAGAATTTCATGGTTATCCGGAAAACATCCTGTTTGATGTTTTGAATATAAAAGTTTGCCGTCAGCGCTGATATCATAAACACCACCGCTGCCGGGTTCAAGTGTGGGAACAATTCCTGTTTCCTGTTTTATTGCGTCTGCCAGACCGGCAGCCCTTGGCTGGTAATTTCAGATCGAGCAATATTTGATGTGAATCTCCATGGTGTGTTCCTTTCGTTTTTTTAAAAGGTTGCTCCCATCCCTTTATTTATCCGCGCACAATCCATTGTATGCTGTTTTGTGTAAAGGAAGTGGAAGGGTATCATTTTTGTAACAGGAAACCTGCATAACTTCAAATTATTTCAGTGCGTTTTAATCGGTCTTTGGACCCTGCAACCGGTATTATTATTTGCGATGGAGGCCAGCAGTATTTTGTTGCAAAACGGAGAGATCCGCAAAAAAATATTTTATCTGTTAAATATAACTATCTGACAATTTTTGTTGGCAATAGAACAAGAAATGTAAATATATAAAATATACCTAATTCTGTTGTTCTCAGTGCAACACAAGGTGTAATAGCCTTTTACGTAAAATTTTAAAATGTTCGTAAAGTGAAAGGACTTTTGGGTCCGATTCCTGCATTGTCTATGCATTGGATGAAAATTTTAATCCTCATCCGCCCTGAACGTAAACAAAATTGAGCTTTTCCTTAGTTTCTGATTTTCATGTTTTTTGGTCAAAAAAATCAAAAAACCTTTTTGTTTTTGGCTTATTCAGATTAGGAGTTTAGATGGTTACAAAAAAAAGATGGCCCGAAGATGCCGGGCGTGCCGTTTTAATTGTTTTTTTTCTGCTGACCCTGATAGCCGGTCCGGTCCAAAGTCAGGAGATCCACGAAAATGAAGACGATATACAAAAAGTCGGATTGGAAGCATGTCTGAAACAAGCCTTAGAGAATAACCGCCGCCGACCGGCGTCTAAGTTTGCCCTTGAAATGGCCCAGGCCCAGCACAGGCAGGCCCTTGCCGGATATTGGCCCCAGATTACGGCCCAAGGGGGATATTCGAGGCTGGACGAGGCGGTTAATTTCAACTATCCGGCAACGACCATACCCATAATGGGGGGTATCCCCGTGCCGGAACAGGAGATCGAAGTCTTAAGTGAGAAAAGTTATACCGCCTCCATAGAAGCGACCTGGCTTTTATATGACGGGGGAATGCGCAAAGGGTATTCAGAGCAGACACAAGGGCTTGTGGACATGATGAAACAGGACGTCCGGCGTACGGATCTTGAGATCATTGATAGTGTCAAGCGGTTCTACTGGGGGGCGGTGCTGGCTCAAAAGCTTTACAAGATCGGCCTTGACACCCTGGCCCGGATGAATGCCACCTTGAACCTGACGGAAACCATGTATAAAGAGGGTTCGGGCACGGTTAAAAAAACAGACTGGCTCAATAACAAGGTTATGGTGGATACCTTAAAGTCCATGGTCGCCCTGCTTGAAAAAAATAAGTTAATGGCCCGGGCAGCGCTTGCCAATATCATGGGGCTGTCCTGGGACAAAAGTATTTACCCTGAAGATACAACAATGCCTTTTTTCCCCTTTGACATTGATATGGGCGCAATTGTGGAACAGGCCTTTGCATTTAATCCGGACTGGGCCAAGGTGGAAGCCGGGCTCAAGGCGGCAGAGGGCGGATTAAAAACTGCCAAAAGCGGATATCATCCAAAGCTTGCTTTGACCGGCGATCTTCGAAAATGGTGGCCGGAAAGTAGCGGCGGGCTTGCCACGCCTGAAAATGAAGAAGGATGGACCTTCGGTATAGGCGTAGAAATTCCCCTTTTTAACGGCATGCTTACAAAAAACAAAATTGCTGAGGCCCGAGCCGCCATTGCCAAATTAAAAGAGGAGCAACTCCTGCTCAAAGAGGGCATAGGTCTCCAGGTGCGGGATATTATTCTCTCCCTTAGTGCAGCCCAAAAAAGCTGTGATGCGTCGGGAAATGCCTTGACCGCTGCTACCGAAAACCGGGGACTTAACGTGCGGGCCTATCAGGTCGAGCTGGTGGAAACCGACGACGTCATCCAGGCTCAGTTAATGGAAGCCATGATGGCGGCCCAGCATTACAAAGCCAAATATGAACATGTGGCCCTGCTTTCTCGTCTGGATTTGACCGTGGGCACGGAGGTACTAAAACAGATTCAGTGATTCGGCAGAAAGAAATATGAAAAAAAAACATTCAATAACGTTTGTGCCGTTCCGAAGGTGGATCATATTTCTGCTGGCTGCTGCCGTCTGCCTACCGGCAGGACCGGTACAGTCAACAGAGACCATTCATGTTGGGTTTTCCAGATCAATTGTTGGTGAGATTAACGAGAATGATACCATGGCCGCCGTGAAACTCTGGTCGACGAAATTAATGTTAACGGATGATATTTCTGCTAACGTTCAACCGAAAATCTATGACGATGTCAGTGAAATTGAAACAGATCTTAAGGAAAGAGTGTTAGACCTTATAAATTTGAACGCGTCTGAATTTTTTGATTTGCAGCATCTGCTGGACCATGAACAGTTCATCATTGCCGA
This genomic window contains:
- a CDS encoding TolC family protein, producing MVTKKRWPEDAGRAVLIVFFLLTLIAGPVQSQEIHENEDDIQKVGLEACLKQALENNRRRPASKFALEMAQAQHRQALAGYWPQITAQGGYSRLDEAVNFNYPATTIPIMGGIPVPEQEIEVLSEKSYTASIEATWLLYDGGMRKGYSEQTQGLVDMMKQDVRRTDLEIIDSVKRFYWGAVLAQKLYKIGLDTLARMNATLNLTETMYKEGSGTVKKTDWLNNKVMVDTLKSMVALLEKNKLMARAALANIMGLSWDKSIYPEDTTMPFFPFDIDMGAIVEQAFAFNPDWAKVEAGLKAAEGGLKTAKSGYHPKLALTGDLRKWWPESSGGLATPENEEGWTFGIGVEIPLFNGMLTKNKIAEARAAIAKLKEEQLLLKEGIGLQVRDIILSLSAAQKSCDASGNALTAATENRGLNVRAYQVELVETDDVIQAQLMEAMMAAQHYKAKYEHVALLSRLDLTVGTEVLKQIQ